One window of Candidatus Paceibacterota bacterium genomic DNA carries:
- a CDS encoding type II toxin-antitoxin system death-on-curing family toxin → MRILSVADVEYIGYDLAKKLMAFDEPIPDFVTRYPDVLERCLIAPFQTYDNRDLYPTLIKKSAILFYLMIKNHPFQNGNKRIAVATSLFFLADNDKWLKISNQELYNFAKWVAESNSNLKDATVDAVEKFISLYIVDLYN, encoded by the coding sequence ATGAGAATACTTTCAGTCGCCGATGTTGAATATATTGGTTACGATCTGGCAAAGAAGCTTATGGCGTTTGATGAGCCCATTCCCGATTTTGTCACTCGTTATCCAGATGTTTTGGAACGATGTCTTATTGCCCCTTTCCAAACATATGATAATCGAGATTTGTATCCGACCCTCATAAAGAAATCAGCCATTCTTTTTTATCTCATGATTAAAAATCATCCTTTTCAAAATGGGAATAAAAGAATTGCTGTAGCAACATCACTTTTCTTTTTAGCTGATAACGACAAGTGGCTCAAGATAAGTAACCAAGAACTTTACAATTTTGCAAAATGGGTAGCGGAGAGTAATTCAAACTTGAAAGATGCGACAGTTGATGCGGTCGAAAAATTTATTAGTCTGTACATAGTTGATTTATATAATTGA
- a CDS encoding SET domain-containing protein-lysine N-methyltransferase, with the protein MYHNIAPDIFRKRLIIEGRYNSKITSLDFLYNFLLEFTEQIKDADNIIKGLRGPFVFDYAYNAKVHKDSSYDGFIIWNENEVSTYIWNNTNFFTVDIYTCSDFDTNKVIDFVSKKFECTEFTWHELPQLGPFPENEDVEIKKLSGPMGFGLFAKKFIPKETFITYIDGEVVYGEKESDVAKTHKTAGDYVVPFHKNFYRNAFNSKAVTINHSCDPNCYVKDLFCMYAMRDIQKGEQLTQSYSLICNSDWKVPGGKCHCGSKNCHGTILPWRDLSKEEKIKYLPYTSDWILFEEMKKQGFVEKLRDLL; encoded by the coding sequence ATGTATCACAATATAGCCCCAGACATCTTCAGGAAAAGGCTCATTATAGAAGGCAGATATAACTCGAAGATCACGAGCCTCGATTTCCTATACAACTTCCTTCTGGAATTCACCGAGCAGATTAAAGACGCAGATAATATCATTAAAGGTCTGCGAGGACCCTTTGTTTTTGACTACGCATATAATGCCAAAGTTCATAAAGATTCTTCTTACGACGGATTCATCATTTGGAACGAAAATGAGGTCAGCACCTATATTTGGAACAACACAAATTTTTTTACGGTAGATATTTATACTTGTTCGGATTTTGATACGAATAAGGTAATCGATTTTGTGAGCAAGAAATTTGAATGCACTGAATTTACTTGGCATGAATTGCCCCAACTCGGGCCATTTCCAGAAAATGAGGATGTTGAAATAAAGAAGTTATCCGGACCGATGGGCTTCGGCCTTTTTGCGAAAAAGTTTATTCCAAAAGAAACCTTTATTACATATATAGATGGCGAAGTGGTATATGGGGAAAAAGAATCAGATGTTGCAAAGACTCATAAAACTGCTGGCGATTATGTTGTTCCATTTCATAAAAATTTCTACAGAAATGCTTTTAACTCCAAAGCTGTCACAATAAATCATTCATGTGATCCGAATTGCTATGTGAAAGATTTGTTCTGTATGTATGCGATGAGAGATATACAAAAAGGGGAACAGCTTACACAGTCATACAGCTTAATTTGTAATAGTGACTGGAAAGTTCCGGGAGGGAAGTGTCACTGCGGTTCAAAAAATTGTCATGGAACTATATTACCCTGGCGTGATTTATCGAAGGAAGAAAAGATCAAATATTTGCCCTACACGTCAGACTGGATTCTTTTTGAAGAAATGAAGAAACAGGGGTTTGTTGAGAAATTGAGGGATTTGTTATAA
- a CDS encoding S-adenosylmethionine decarboxylase, protein MWKNLAPDLVRQRVVIEGTTEKIVEPEQIKEYLLKLADVTKMEVLSAPEAHSAHDMGYGGWIHWKSSGAAFYSYPTNPPLFTVDCYTCRPFSAKEAAEFTRKYFNAIEIVFKEVEV, encoded by the coding sequence ATGTGGAAAAATTTAGCTCCAGATTTAGTAAGACAGAGGGTTGTTATTGAGGGGACCACAGAAAAAATTGTGGAGCCGGAGCAGATAAAAGAGTATTTGCTTAAGCTTGCCGATGTTACCAAAATGGAAGTTCTCTCTGCACCCGAAGCACATTCTGCGCACGACATGGGTTATGGTGGTTGGATACATTGGAAATCTTCTGGTGCTGCATTCTATTCTTATCCAACAAATCCTCCTCTTTTCACTGTTGATTGTTACACTTGTAGACCATTTTCAGCAAAAGAAGCTGCAGAATTTACCCGAAAGTATTTTAATGCTATTGAAATTGTCTTCAAAGAGGTTGAGGTTTAG